Below is a window of Leifsonia sp. NPDC080035 DNA.
CTGGGGCTGCGCACCTTCGCCACCGACGCGGGCGCCGAGTTCGACGCCGTCGTGCCGATCCGCTCGCTGCTCGACCGGCTCGCGAGGGCCAGGGAGACCGCCGAGGCGGACGGCACGGAGGGCGAGGTGGGCCTGCGGCTCCCTCTCGAGGTGTCCACGGTCACCTGGGCGGGCATCTCGCCGCCGCGCGGCGGCTGGCGCCCGGTCGGCGAGACGTCGGCGGCGCTGCTCGAGGAGACGGCGAAGGCCGGCATCGCCGAGGTGGCCGAGGCGATCCCGTCCGGCACAGGCGAGCAGCTGGTCCAGCGCGTGCGCGCCGAGGTCTGGGGCACGCCGATCGAGGGGCTGGAGTACGTGCCGGCCGGTGCGGCGTTCGCGGCGGAGAGCCTCGGCTTCCTCGCCCCGGACGAGCCGGTCAGCATCCTGGAGACCGGCACCTGGACGCGCCTCACCACCGCGCGCGGGCACATCCTGATCCGCCGCCAGGCCTGGTCGCTCCGCGGCTGAGAGCGTCCGGGCGCTCGGAGGCTCTCAGACCCCGCGGGCGACCGCCCGTCCCGCCTGCCGCCCGGAGAACAGGCAGCCGCCGAGGAACGTCCCCTCCAGCGCGCGGTAGCCGTGCACGCCGCCGCCCCCGAAGCCGCTCGCCTCGCCCACCGCGTAGAGCCCGGGGATCGGCTCCCCATCCGTGCCGAGCACGCGCGCGTCCAGATCCGTCTCGATCCCGCCGAGGCTCTTGCGGGTGAGGATGTGCAGCTTCACCGCGATCATCGGCCCGGCCTTCGGGTCGGTGAGCTTGTGCGGGCTCGCCACCCGGATCAGCTTGTCGCCGCGGTAGGCGCGCGCGCCGCGGATCGCGGCGAGCTGGAGGTCCTTGCCGAAGTCGTTGTCGAGCTCGCGGTCGCGCTCGCGCACGTGCCGGGTGACCAGCTCCGTGTCGAGCGGCACCTCCGAGAGGCGCTGCATGCCCGAGAGCAGGTCGTCGAGCGTGTCGGCGACGACGAAGTCCGCGCCCTTCTCCTTGAACGCCTCCACCGGGCCGGGCGCGCCCGGACCGACGCGCTTGGCGAGCAGCTTCATGTCCTTGCCGGTCAGGTCGGGGTTCTGCTCGCTGCCGGAGAGCGCGAACTCCTTCTCGATGATCTTCTGCGTGAGGATGAACCAGCTGTAGTCCGAGCCGGTCCGCCGCAGGTGCTCCAGCGTGCCCAGGGTGTCGAAGCCGGGGAAGAGGGGCGGGGGCAGCCGATCGCCGTGGGCATCCAGCCACAGCGAGGAGGGACCGGGGAGGATGCGGATGCCGTGCCGCTGCCACACCGGATCCCAGTTCTGGATGCCCTCGGTGTAGTGCCACATCCGGTCGCCGTTGATCAGGTGCGCGCCGGCGGACTCCGCGATGCCGAGCATCCGTCCGTCCACGTGCGCGGGCACCCCGGAGAGCATGGACGCCGGGGGCGTGCCGAGCCGCTCCGGCCAGGCCGTTCGCACCAGGTCGTGGTTGCCGCCGATGCCGCCGCTCGCGACGATCACGGCGGGCGCGCGCAGCTCGAACTCGCCGGTGACGTCCCGGTTGCTCGCTGCGCCCCGCGCGGCGCCGTCCGGCGCGAGGACCGCCCCGGCGACGCCCGTGACACGGCCGTCCTCCGCGATCAGGCGGTCGACGCGGTGCCGGTACTGGATGCGCGCGTGTCCGGTGGCGAGCCCGGCGTGCACCCGGCGGATGAACGGCTCCAGCACGCCGGGACCGGTGCCCCAGGTGATGTGGAACCGCGGGACCGAGTTGCCGTGGCCGCCGGAGGTCCCGTCGCCGCGCTCCGCCCAGCCGACGACGGGGAAGAACGAGACGCCCTTCTCGCGCAGCCAGGCGCGCTTCTCGGACGCGGCGAACTGCAGGTAGGCCTCAGCCCAGCGGCGCGGCCAGTGGTCCTCGTCGCGGTCGAAGGCGGCGCTGCCGAACCAGTCCTGGCGGGCAAGCGCCAGCGAGTCGTGCACGCCCATCCGGCGCTGCTCCGGCGAATCGACGAGGAACAGGCCGCCGAACGACCACCACGCCTGTCCGCCGAGGGATGCGGCGGGCTCCTGCTCGAGAATGGTGACCTGCTTGCCCGCATCGAGCAGCTCGCTCGCGGCGACCAGGCCGGCGAGGCCAGCTCCCACGACGATGCAGTCGGGGTCGTGGATCATGGCGTGGCTCCTTCGACACGTCGCGGCGCCGGGGGAGAGGCGCTGGGGGTGGTTACTCCTCGAATGTGTTGACCATAGCGAACGCCGCGCGCTCCAGGTAACTCCAGAGGGTCTCCTCCTGCAGAGGCGGCAGGCCGAGCTCGTCGACCGCCGTGCGCATGTGCGCGAGCCAGCGGTCGCGGGCGTCCGGGTTGACCCGGAACGGCTGGTGCCGCATCCGCAGCCGGGGGTGCCCGCGCTGCTCGCTGTAGGTGGTCGGGCCGCCCCAGTACTGCTCCAGGAACAGGGTCAGTCGCTCAGCGGCGGGGCCGAGGTCCTCCTCCGGGTACATCGGCCGCATCACCGGGTCGTCGGCCACGCCGCGGTAGAACGCGTCGACCAGGCGCCGGAAGGTCTCGTGCCCGCCCACCTGCTCGTAGAAGGACGGCCCGCTCGGCGGTCCGACAGGGATGGTCATCGTCTCACTCCGCGGGGGGCTGGTCGGTGGTGGGCTTGTCAGTGGTCGGCTTGTCTGTGGTCGGCTGGTCGGGTTTCGGCGCGGCCGTCGGCGGCTTCGGCGCCACGGGCGGCTTGGCCGTCCGCGGCTTCGGCGTCGCGGGAGGCGGCGTCTCGACCGCCGGGTGGATGCGGATCGCGCCCGGGTCGGGCACCGACGTCCTGCTCTTGGCCGCCGCTCGCGCCTTGCGGCCCTTGAGCGGCTTCTCCGGAACGGCCGGCGTCGGGCGGGTGCGCGGCGGCTTGGCGCCGGTGACGCTGCCCGCGCTGTCGAAGCCGCTGAGGACGACCGCCTCCAGAGACGGCAGCTTCACGCCGAGCTGATCGGCCGCCTGCTTGAGCCGGAGGCGCAGCTCGCGCGACACGTCGTCCTTCGCGGTCGTGCGCGTCTTCAGCACGATGCGGATGACCATCGCCTCGTCGGACACCGACTCGAGCCCCCACAGCTCCGGCTTCTCGAGGATGCGCGAGCGCCACTTCGGGCTTGTCGCCAGGGCGGTCGCCGCCTCCATCATGGCGTTCTGGACCGCCTCGATGTCGGCATCGTACGGCACCGCCAGGTCCACGATCACGCGCGACCAGCCCTGCGAGAGGTTGCCGACCCGGAGGATCTCGCCGTTGCGCACGAACCAGAGCGTTCCGTTGACGTCGCGCACCTGCGTGACGCGGATGCCCACCGCCTCCACGACGCCCGTCGCGGGACCGAGGTCCACGACGTCGCCGACGCCCAGCTGATCCTCCATGACCATGAACAGGCCGTTCAGCACGTCGCGAACGATGTTCTGCGCGCCGAAACCGAGGCCGGCGCCGATCGCCGCCGTGAGCAGGGCGAGCGATCCGGCAGCGCCGGGCGCGACCACGCCGAACACGAGCACGATGGCGATGATGCCGACCGCCACGTTGACGATGTTGCTCAGCACCGAACCGAGGGTCCGCGTCCGCTGGACGACCCGCACGGCCGCGAGCGGGGAGGCGACCAGCGCCTGGGTATCGGTGACGCTCTGGCCCTTCTTGACGCCGCTGACGATCTGCCTGACAACATGCCGGATGATCACCCGCAGGATCCAGCTGATCAGGAAGGCTCCGACGATGATCAGGACGACGTGCAGCAGCGTCCATCCCGTGCTGGCGGCCCAGGACCCGAAGTCCGTCCAGAAGTTCGCTTTCAGGATGCTCATACCGCTGCGATCTTAGCGAGACGCGCCTTGGCGTCGGCTGGGGCCGGGGGCGCGATCACCGGTCGACGAGTCCGTTGTCGTACGCGAAGATCACGGCGTGCACGCGATCGCGCAGCTGGAGCTTGGAGAGCACCCGGCCGACGTGCGTCTTCACCGTCGACTCGGTGAGGAAGAACTTCGCGCCGATCTCGCCGTTGGTCAGGCCGTCCGCCATCGCCAGCAGGATCTCGCGCTCGCGCGGGGTGAGGGCGGAGGCGGGGTCGCCGCCTGCCGCCGTACCGGACGCGCCCGCGGGCAGCCGGTCGGCGAAGAGCTCGAGCATCGAACGGGTGATCCTGCCGGTCACGGCGGCATCGCCCGCGGCGACCGCCCGGATCGCCGCGATCAGCTCGGCCGGCCGCGCATCCTTCAGCAGGAAGCCGCTGGCGCCGGCGCGCAGGCCGCCGAACGCGTACTCGTCCAGGTCGAAGGTGGTGAGGATGATGATCCGCGCCTCCGGGTTCGCCGCGACGATCCTGCGTGTGGCCTCGATGCCGTCCATCGACGGCATCCGCACGTCCATCAGGATCACGTCCGGTCGCGTCTGGACCGCGAGCCGCACGGCCTCGGCGCCGTCGGGAGCCTCCCCGACCACGGTCAGGTCGGGCTCGGCCTCCAGCACCATCCGGAAGCCAAGGCGTACGAGCGCCTGGTCGTCGACGAGCAGGACGCGCAGGGGAGCGGGGTCGGTCACGGGTGTCTGTCTCCTCGGATGTGGTCTCAGGCGTCGGGGCCCGCTGGGATGCGATCGTCGCCACTGCGCGGTGGGACGGTGTCGAAGGTGGCGACGAGCCGCCAGCCGCCGCCCCGGCGGGGACCGGCCTCGAGCGTCCCTCCGTACAGCGCGACGCGCTCGCGGAGTCCGAGCAGGCCGCGGCCGGAACCGGCGACCGCCTCGGTGCGCACGCTCGCGTCGTCCTCCACAACGATACGGGTGCGGTCATGGCCGAAGGCGATCCGGACCGTGACCGCCGTCGCGAGCGACGCGTAGCGCAACGCGTTGGTCAGGGCCTCCTGCACGACGCGGAAGACGGTCAGCTGCTGCCCGACGTCCTCCGGAGCGGTGCCGCTGACGGTGATCCGCACCGGGAGCCCGGCTGCGCGGAACCGCTCGACGAGCTCGCGCAGTTCGCCGAGTCCCGGCTGCGGAGCGTGCTCCGCGCCGTCGCCCTCGCCTGCCCTCAGCACTCCGAGCAGCCGGCGCATGTCGGCGAGCGCGCCGCGCCCAGTCTCCGCCACCATCCGCATCGCCTCCGCGGACCGCTCGGGGGCGGTCTCGGCGAGGGAGGCGGAGCCGTCGGCGAGGGTGATCATCACCGTCAGGCTGTGCGAGACGATGTCGTGCATCTCTCTCGCGATCCGGCTGCGCTCGGCGGCGGTGGCGATCTCCGCCTGCTGGTCGCGCTCGCGGGCGAGCTGCCGGGCGCGGTCGATGAGGGCGAGCAGGTAGCGGCGCCGGTTGCCGACGTTGACGCCGAGCAGCACGGCGACGACGCACAGCGAGAGCACGGCGAACGCGGACGGCGCCGCCTCCGCATCCAGCGGCGTGATGACGAACAGCTCGCCGAGGATCGACGTCGCGGCGAGCGAGGTTATCGTGACGCCCGCGGTGATCGCGTAGCCGATCCAGGCCGACCGCACCGAGCGGTAGACCGCGAGGGCGTAGAGCGCGAACATCGCCGGCACGAAGTCCACATCGTGCCCGAGGAACACGCTGACCGCGAGCGCGCTCACCGTGATGGCGAACACGGCGCGCGGGTGCACCCGGCGTGCGATGAGCGACGCCCCGGCCACCGAGGCGACCATCAGGTGGATCGCGACGGTCACGCTCGGGTGCGCGACCATCATCAGCACGCCGTAGGCGAGCGCCGGCACCAGGTACACACCGGCGACGAAGAGGTCGACGACGACGGGATGCGCCGCCAGGAACCGACGGATCGCCCCGGGCGGCCTCGGCAGTTCGAGGGCGCCCGGGGCGGGATCCGGAGCGGTCACGGGAGGGGTCAAGCGTCGCGGCGCTGCAGGAGGATGGCGCCGAGGATGAACGAGACGGCCGCCCAGACCAGGACGGTCACGACATTCGCCCACGGCTCGAGCGTCCCGTTGGTGCCGCCGGACATGCCGGTCCCCGCGTTGCTGATGAGGTAGTGCGACGCGTCGGTCACCCACTTCTGGTTCATCAGGTTGCCGAACAGGCTCGCCAGGATCGGCAGCAGGAACAGCACGCCGAGCGCCGCGGCGATGCCGCCTGCGCTCGCCTTCACGATGGTGCCGATGCCGAGCGCAAACACTGCGACGAGGCCGAGGTAGAGCGCGGCGCCCAGGATCGCCCAGAGCGTGTCCTGCGTGAACAGGTCGCCCGTGTAGCCCTTGCCGGTCAGCATCGGGACCGCGATGGCCCAGGAGATGGCGATGCTCACCAGGCCGACGATGAACGAGGTGAGGAAGAGCACGATGGCCTTCGCCGCCAGGACCGGGAACCGGCGCGGGACCGCCGCGAACGAGGAACGGATCATGCCGGTCGAGAACTCGCCGCTGATCACGAGGACGCCGAGGACGGCGACCACCAGCTGCGCGAACATGAGGCCCGAGGTCGCGGTGTTCGTCACGAAGTCCGCGAGCTGCGCCGGCGGCACCTGCGCGCCGAGCGTGGACGCGTTCGGCACCACGGCGGACAGCAGCGCGGCGAGGCCGACGACGATCACGACGACAGCGACGAGCGTCCAGAACGTGGAGCGCAGCGAACGCAGCTTGATCCACTCGGAGCGGACGACGCGGGGGAAGCTCAGCCGGCCGAGCGAGGAGTGCGGGTGCTGCTGCACGGCAGCGGTTGCGGTGCTCATCGGGTGACCTCCGAGTGGTATTCGACCTCGTCCTGCGTCAGTTCGAGGTAGGCCTCCTCGAGGGAGGCGTTGATGGGGGTGAGCTCGTGGAGCACGACGCCGGTGGCCGCGGCCATGTCGCCGATCTGGGCGGCGGTCAGGCCGGTGACCTCGATCAGCTGGGACTCGACGCCGGTGATCGTGACGTCGGGGCCGGCGATGGTGCGGGCGAGCTGATCGACCTGCGGGGTCCGCACACGGACGGCGCCGCGGGTGGCGCCGGCCAGGATCTGCTCGACAGGGGCGTCGGCGAGGATGCGGCCGCGGCCGAGCACGATGATGTGATCGGCGGTCTGCGCCATCTCGCTCATCAGGTGCGAGGACAGGAAGATGGTGCGACCCTGGCCGGCGAGGTGCCGGGCGAACTGGCGCACCCAGAGCACGCCCTCCGGGTCGAGGCCGTTGACCGGCTCGTCGAGGATGAGCGTCGCAGGGTCGCCGAGCATGGCGGCGGCGATGCCGAGCCGCTGGCCCATCCCGAGGGAGAAGCCGCCGACGCGCTTGCCCGCCACCGACTCGAGCCCGGTGAGGCCGATCACCTCCTCCACGCGGCGCTTCGGGATGCCGTGGGTGGCGGCCATCGCGAGCAGGTGGTTGTAGGCGGTGCGACCGGTGTGCACGGCCTTGGCGTCGAGCAGGGCGCCGACCTCGCTGAGCGGGGACTGCAGGTCCGCGTAGCGCTTCCCGTCGATGGTGGCGGCGCCCCGGGTCGGGCGGTCCAGTCCCATGATCATGCGCATGGTGGTGGACTTGCCGGCGCCGTTCGGGCCGAGGAAGCCGGTGACCTTGCCCGGCTGGATGGTCGCCGTGATGTCGTCGACGGCGGTCTTGGAACCGAACGTCTTGGTGAGGCGGTCGAGTTGGATCATGTCTTCGACCCTAGGGCCGCCGCTCGCCCGGCAACATCCTCCCCGGGTACCATCCCCGCCCCGCACACGTCGCCGCCGAGTACGCAGATCCTCTGCGTACTCGGCGGCTTTCGTGCGATTTTCTGCGTACTCGCGGGTTGCGCGGTGCGGGTTACGCGGCGTCGCGGGCCTGGGCGGCGAGGGCGCGCTCGACCCCGGCCAGGTTCTCCACGACGAGGCGGCGGAGGGCCGCTGGCTCCGGGTTGGCGTCGAGCCACGCGCGGGTGGCGTCGCGGAGCTCCGCGTTCGCCAGCGGCGCCGGGTACATCCCGGAGACCAGGTACTCGGCGATCTTGTAGCTGCGCGAGGCCCAGATCTCCTGGAGCGCCGCGAAGTACGGCTCGACGAAGGCGGCGAGCACGGAGGTGTCCGCCGCGCGCTGGAAGCCCATCCCCGTGAAGCGGACGATCGTGTTCGGCAGAGCGTCCGAGCCGAACACCGAATCCCAGGCCGCCTGCTTGCCTTCGAGCGTCGGGATCGATGCGCGGGCCTGCGCGGCGAACTGCCCGCCGTTGGCGGTGTTGTCCGCCGCGAGCGCCGCGTCGATCTCCGCGGTGCCCGCCGCGCCGCCGGCGACGAGCGCGATCAGCAGCTCCCAGGCCAGGTCGGTGTCGACCGTGAGACCGGGCAGCTGGGTCGAGCCGTCGCGGAGCGCCGCGATCGCCTGCACGTGCTCCTCGGTGGAGGCGAGGGCGGCGAAGAACTTCACGAACTGGAACTGCGCGTCGCTGCCCGCCTCGGCCTGCTGCGCGAGCGTCCACAGCGCGGAGGCCGCCTCCTCGCTGGTCTGCTTCTGCCGCTCGGGAGCGACGTAGGAGGTCGCTGCCAGAACGAGCTGGTTCAGCGTGGTGCGGATGGTGGTGGACTCGGTCTCGGAGGCGATGTTGCCGAGCACCAGGCGCACGTAGTCGCTCGCCGGGGTCTCGGCGTCGCGGGTGGCGTCCCAGGCTGCGCCCCAGACCAGCGAGCGCGCGAGCGGGCTCTCGATGGAGGAGAGGTGCTCGACCGCGGCGGCCAGCGACTCCTCGTCCAGGCGGATCTTCGCGTAGGCGAGGTCGTCGTCGTTCAGGAGGACGAGCGCCGGGCGCTTCGTCCCGACCAGCTCGGCGACCTCGGTGCGCTCGCCGTCGACGTCGAGTTCGACGCGCTTGTCGCGGACCAGCCGGCCGTCGACGAGGTTGTAGAAGCCGATCGCGAGGCGGTGCGGACGGATGGTCGGGTAGTCGGCGGCAGCCGACTGCAGCACGGCGAAGGAGGTGATCGTCCCGTCGGCGTCGACCGCGATCTCCGGGCGGAGCGTGTTGACACCCGCGGTCTCCAGCCACTTCTCCGACCAGTCGGTGAGGTCGCGGCCGCTTGTCGCCTCCAGCTCGACGAGCAGGTCCTTCAGCTCGGTGTTCGAGTGCGCGTGCTTCGTGAAGTACTGCGCGACGCCGGCGAGGAAGTCGTCCTGGCCGACCCACGCCACGAGCTGCTTGAGCACCGAGGCGCCCTTCGCGTAGGTGATGCCGTCGAAGTTGACCTGCACGTCCTCCAGGTCGTTGATCGTGGCGACGATCGGGTGGGTGGATGGCAGCTGGTCCTGCTTGTACGCCCAGCTCTTCTCCATCGCGGCGAAGGTCGTCCACGCCTCGTGCCATTCGGTGGCCTCGGCGGTGGCGAGGGTGGAGGCGTACTCGGCGAACGACTCGTTCAGCCAGAGGTCGTTCCACCACTTCATGGTGACCAGGTCGCCGAACCACATGTGGGCGAGCTCGTGCAGGATGGTGACGACGCGGCGCTCCTTGATCGCGTCGGTGACCTTGGAGCGAAAGACATAGGTCTCGGTGAAGGTGATCGCGCCCGCGTTCTCCATCGCGCCGGCGTTGAACTCCGGCACGAACAGCTGGTCGTACTTCTCGAACGGGTACGCGTAGTCGAACTTCTCCTCGTAGAACGCGAAGCCCTCGCGCGTCTTCTCGAAGATGTAGTCGGCGTCGAGGTATTCCGCCAGGCTCTTGCGCGCGTACACGCCGAGCGGGATGGTGCGGCCGTCGCGGCTGGTCAGCTCGCTGTGCACCGACTCGTACGGGCCGGCGATGAGCGCGGTGATGTAGGAGGAGATGACGGCGGTGGGCGCGAACGCCCAGGTCTTCTTCCCGTCACCGGCGTCGGTCGGCTCCGGCGTGGGGGAGTTGCTGACGACCGCCCAGTGCGCGGGAGCGGTGACGGTGAAGCGGAACCGGGCCTTCAGGTCCGGCTGCTCGAACACCGCGAACATGCGGCGCGAGTCCGGCACCTCGAACTGGGAGTAGAGGTACACCTCGCCGTCGACCGGGTCCACGAAGCGGTGCAGGCCCTCGCCGGTGTTCGTGTAGATCGCGTCGGCGTCGACGGTCAGCACGTTCTCGGCCTGCAGGCTCTCCAGCCGGATGCGCACGCCGTCTGACACCTCGGCCGGGTCCAGCTCGACGCCGTTGAGGGTGACCGAGTGCACCGTGCGGGTGATCGCGTCGATGAAGGTGGATGCGCCCTCGGTGGCGGAGAAGCGAACCGTCGTGGTGCTGCGGAAGGTCTCCGGTCCGGTCGTCAGATCCAGGACGACGTCGTACTCGTGGGTCGTGACGAGCGCGGCGCGCTCCTGTGCTTCGATGCGGGTGAGGTTTTCTCCGGGCAACGCTGACTCCTTGGGAAAGGCGGAATGGCCGTGGATCGTGTCCACCCGATCCACCTTAGTGAGGTCGGGCCGGGGAGGTCGGTGGCCTTCCCTAGACTGAGCACATGCGCATCCACATCGCCACCGATCACGCTGGTCTCGACTTCAGCAGGCACCTCCAGGAGCATCTCGCGGCGGCCGGTCACGAGGTCGTCGACCACGGTCCGACCGAGTACGACCCGATCGACGACTACCCGGCGTTCTGCATCAACGCCGCCAAGGCCGTGGTGCGCGACCAGCAGGCGGGCGTCGAGGCGCTCGGCGTGGTGTTCGGCGGCTCCGGCAACGGCGAGCAGATCGCCGCGAACAAGGTGCTCGGGGTGCGCGCCGCGCTCGTCTGGAACGAGAGCACCGCGCAGCTCGCCCGCCAGCACAACGACGCCAACGTCATCTCGATCGGTGCACGGCAGCACACGGTGGAGGAGGCGACCCGCTTCATCGACGTCTTCATCGCCGAGCCGTTCTCGCTGGAGGAGCGGCACGTGCGCCGCATCGCCCAGCTGGCCGAGTACGAGGCGACTGGCGACATCGCGGGTAAGAACGTGGACCGCTGATGCCAGAGGGTCACTCCGTCCACCGCATCGCGAAGCAGTTCGCGGTCAATTTCGTCGGGCACGAGGTGGCGGTCTCCTCGCCCCAGGGCCGGTTCGCCGAGGATGCTCGGCGCATCGACGGCCACCGGATGACCGCCGCGAAGGCGGTCGGCAAGCAGATGTTCCTGGAGTTCGACAACGAGCTCTGGCTGCGCATCCACCTCGGTATCTACGGCGCGTGGGACTTCGCGGGCGACATCAGCGTCGACCCGACGATCGCGAGCGCGAACGGACGGATGGGCCAGACCAACCAGGCGGGGACCGTGTTCGACTCCGCGGGCGAGAACTCGCTGCACTCCATCGGAGCGCCCCGCCGCACCCGGCTGCGCATGGCCGAGTCGGAGAAGCTCGAGGACGAGATCACGGACTTCCCTCCGGAGCCCGTCGGCCAGGTGCGCGTGCGGCTGCTCACCGACACCGCGGTCGCCGACCTGCGCGGGCCGACGGCGTGCGAGGTGCTCGACCCGGCCGAGGTGGATGCGGTCATCGCCAAGCTCGGCCCGGACCCGCAGCTCGACGATGGGCCGGAGGCGGAGGAGGCCTTCGTCGCGAAGGTCCGCAGGAAGCCGACGGCGATCGCCCTGCTGCTGATGGATCAGAGCGTCGTCAGCGGCATCGGCAACGTCTACCGCGCCGAGCTGCTGTTCCGCGCCAGGCAGAACCCGCACACCCCCGGCAAGCAGGTGCCGGAGGACACGGTGCGCGCGCTCTGGCGCGACTGGGTGCACCTGCTGCGCATCGGCGTCGAGACCGGCCAGATGATGACGATGGACGACCTGGATCCGGAGTCCTACCGCCGCGCCATGGCCAATCGCGAGGACCGGCACTGGGTCTACAAGCGCGAGGGCCTGCCGTGCCGGGTGTGCGGAACGCACATCGTCATGGAGGAGCTCGGCGGCCGCAAGCTCTACTGGTGCCCGAAGGACCAGAAGTAGGGGGCCCCGCATGCGTCAGAACCCGAGCTTCACTCTCACCGACCGCGCCGAGATCGAGCGGATCATCCGCGAGAACCCGTGGGGCACCTTCGTGAGCAACGCCTCCACCGGTCTCGTCGCCTCGCACTACCCGGTCATCCTCGACGACACCCGCGAGGAGCTCAGCATCGTCAGCCACGTCGGGCGTCCCGACGAGCAGCTGCACGAGCTGGGCGAGCACGAGCTGCTCGTCATCCTGCAGGGGCCGCACGGCTACATCTCCTCCAGCTGGTACGACGCCGACCCGGCCGTTCCCACCTGGAACTTCGTCGCCGTCCACCTCTCCGGCGTGCCGGAGATCCTGAGCGCCGAGGAGAACCTCCAGGTGCTCGAGAGGCTGGTCGACCATTTCGAGCGCGAGCTGCCGGATCCCCGGCGGATGCGCGGCACCCTCGAGGACGAGCGCTACGCCGAGCGGATCTCCTCGGGCACCGTCGGCCTCCGCCTCACCCCGACGAAGATCGTGGCCAAGCAGAAGATGAGCCAGAACCGTCCCGACCACATCGTCGACAGCATCATGACCGAGCTCGGCGGCGACTCGCCCTACGCGAGCGAGGCCCTGCTGCGCGAGATGCGCATCGTCCACGACCGGCGCCGCACCGCGCGATGACCCTGCTGCTGACCGGAGCGCGCATCCCCGGCGGCTGTGCCGTCGAGATCGCGGTCGACGGCGGCCGCATCGTCGGGGTCGGCGAGCGGCTGGATGCGCCCGGCGCCGAGCGCCGCGACCTCGCCGGCCGGTGGGTCGTCCCCGGCCTCTGGGACGAGCACGTCCACTTCACGCAGTGGGCGCAGACGGCGCGTCGGCTGGACGTCTCGCAGGCCTCCTCGGCTGCGGAGGCCGCTCGGTTCGTGCGGCAGCGCGTCGAGGCGCAGCCGGGCGACGATGTCCTCGTCGGCTTCGGCTTCCACGACGCGCTCTGGCCGGACATCCCGACGCGGCGGCTGCTCGACGAGGCGGCGGGGGAGCGTCCCGTCGTCCTGGTCGCCGGCGACCTGCACTGCTCGTGGCTCAACACGGCGGCGTCCCGTCTCTTCGCGCCGGGGTCGGAGGACGCGGTCCTGCGCGAGGACGCGAGCTTCGCCGTCACGAGCAGGCTGACCGCCACCGACCAGGCGACGCTCGACCGCTGGGCGGCCGACGCGGCACAGGCCGCCGCCCGGCGTGGTGTCGTGGGCATCGTCGACCTCGAGTACGGCTGGAACATCGACACCTGGTCGCGGCGGCTCGCCGCCGGACAGGGCGACCTGCGCGTGGCGGCCGGCTTCTACCGCGAGGACCTGGAGCGGGCGGTCGCCCTCGGCCTCCGCACGGGCACGCCGATCGAGGGGACCGGCGGCCTACTGACGACCGGCCCGTTCAAAGTCATCTCCGATGGTTCGCTCAACACCCGCACCGCCCTGTGCAGCCATCCCTATCCGGACGGCGACCACGGCGTCGCGAACCTCACTCCGCGTGAGCTGATCGAGGGGATGCGCACGGCGACGCGCGCCGGGATCGAGCCGGCCGTGCACGCGATCGGCGACGAGGCGAACCACCGCGCCCTCGACGCATTCCAGGAGCTCGGGTCGGGCGGCCGGATCGAGCATGCCCAGCTCATCGACCCGGACGACGTCCCGCGTTTCGCAGCGCTCGGGGTGACGGCGAGCGTCCAGCCCGAGCATGCCATGGACGACAGGGACGTCGCCGACCGGCTCTGGGCGGGACGGACCGCGGACACATTCCCGTTCGCGGGCCTTCTCCGCGCCGGGGCGCGGCTGGCCTTCGGTTCCGACGCGCCGGTCGCCCCGCTGGACCCGTGGGTCGCGATCTCCGCCGCTGTTTTCCGCAGCCGCGACGGCCGCGAGCCGTGGCACCCCGAGAACGCGATCCCGGTGGATGCGGCGCTCGATGCCTCCTCACGCAGCGCGATCGTCGTTGGCGAGCCCGCCGACCTCGCGGTGATCGAGCGCGACCCGTTCGCCGCGTCCGCGGACGAGCTGCGCGGTATGCCGGTCGCC
It encodes the following:
- a CDS encoding FMN-binding negative transcriptional regulator; the protein is MRQNPSFTLTDRAEIERIIRENPWGTFVSNASTGLVASHYPVILDDTREELSIVSHVGRPDEQLHELGEHELLVILQGPHGYISSSWYDADPAVPTWNFVAVHLSGVPEILSAEENLQVLERLVDHFERELPDPRRMRGTLEDERYAERISSGTVGLRLTPTKIVAKQKMSQNRPDHIVDSIMTELGGDSPYASEALLREMRIVHDRRRTAR
- a CDS encoding amidohydrolase, whose translation is MTLLLTGARIPGGCAVEIAVDGGRIVGVGERLDAPGAERRDLAGRWVVPGLWDEHVHFTQWAQTARRLDVSQASSAAEAARFVRQRVEAQPGDDVLVGFGFHDALWPDIPTRRLLDEAAGERPVVLVAGDLHCSWLNTAASRLFAPGSEDAVLREDASFAVTSRLTATDQATLDRWAADAAQAAARRGVVGIVDLEYGWNIDTWSRRLAAGQGDLRVAAGFYREDLERAVALGLRTGTPIEGTGGLLTTGPFKVISDGSLNTRTALCSHPYPDGDHGVANLTPRELIEGMRTATRAGIEPAVHAIGDEANHRALDAFQELGSGGRIEHAQLIDPDDVPRFAALGVTASVQPEHAMDDRDVADRLWAGRTADTFPFAGLLRAGARLAFGSDAPVAPLDPWVAISAAVFRSRDGREPWHPENAIPVDAALDASSRSAIVVGEPADLAVIERDPFAASADELRGMPVAATLLAGRFTHDGLG